One window of the Rhipicephalus sanguineus isolate Rsan-2018 chromosome 4, BIME_Rsan_1.4, whole genome shotgun sequence genome contains the following:
- the LOC125756194 gene encoding fatty acid synthase-like, whose translation MGTIRDLSRFDAQMFRVNPKQANLMDPQIRLLLETSYEAIMDAGYDPDTMQSRNVGVFIGCSASDSDDAFIMNTEKIDGYNLLGTNRAMFSNRISHAFDFTGAYFSSVQLP comes from the coding sequence ATGGGCACCATACGGGACCTGTCCCGATTCGACGCACAGATGTTCCGCGTCAACCCGAAACAGGCTAACCTCATGGACCCTCAAATACGGCTCCTATTGGAGACCTCATACGAGGCCATCATGGACGCAGGATATGATCCTGACACAATGCAGAGTCGCAACGTGGGCGTCTTCATAGGCTGTTCAGCTTCTGACTCCGACGACGCATTCATTATGAACACTGAAAAGATAGACGGCTACAATCTGCTGGGCACAAACAGGGCCATGTTCTCCAACCGCATTTCCCACGCCTTTGATTTCACCGGTGCGTATTTCTCTTCAGTTCAGCTGCCATGA